A genome region from Brooklawnia propionicigenes includes the following:
- the gcvT gene encoding glycine cleavage system aminomethyltransferase GcvT, with protein MLVEALQHSPLYDWHLAAGAKMAPFGGWEMPVEYAGAGVLAEHAAVRERIGIFDVSHLGKLQVSGPGAVDYLDSRLANDLAKVAPGHAQYTLLCNEAGGVIDDLIAYVFGPDEVLLIPNAANATTVAAVLAEGAPAGVEIADLHHDRAVIAVAGPRSDELLAAVGLPIRLDYMAFLPVGEQTIICRTGYTGERGCELVISSGLAEQWWGRLLKAGAQLGVQACGLGARDTLRTEMGYSLHGHELSPEIDPVSAGLSWAIGWKKAAFDGREALLAIRQAGPIRRSWGIKARGRGIPRPGMDVVDAESGQVIGTVTSGTFSPTLHTGIGMALVDASHGAGELVGVQVRRRVEQFDLIKPPFVAPRLR; from the coding sequence ATGCTCGTCGAGGCCCTGCAACACTCCCCGCTGTACGACTGGCATCTGGCCGCCGGCGCGAAAATGGCCCCGTTCGGCGGCTGGGAAATGCCCGTTGAATATGCCGGGGCGGGTGTCTTGGCCGAACATGCCGCGGTACGCGAACGCATCGGGATCTTCGATGTATCGCATCTCGGCAAGCTCCAGGTCAGTGGTCCGGGCGCCGTCGACTACCTCGATTCCAGACTTGCCAATGATCTCGCCAAGGTCGCCCCCGGCCATGCGCAATACACCCTCTTGTGCAACGAGGCCGGGGGAGTGATCGACGATCTAATCGCCTACGTGTTCGGCCCCGACGAGGTGCTGTTGATCCCGAACGCGGCCAACGCGACGACGGTGGCGGCGGTCCTGGCCGAAGGTGCACCGGCCGGGGTCGAGATCGCCGATCTCCACCATGACCGCGCGGTGATCGCGGTTGCCGGGCCCCGATCCGATGAACTGCTGGCTGCGGTCGGCCTGCCGATCCGGCTCGACTACATGGCCTTCCTGCCAGTCGGTGAGCAGACGATCATCTGCCGCACCGGTTACACCGGCGAACGCGGATGCGAACTGGTGATCTCCAGCGGGCTGGCCGAACAGTGGTGGGGACGACTCCTCAAGGCGGGTGCGCAGCTGGGTGTTCAGGCCTGCGGGCTCGGCGCCCGCGACACGCTTCGGACCGAGATGGGGTACTCGTTGCATGGCCATGAGCTGTCACCGGAGATCGATCCAGTGAGCGCGGGGTTGAGTTGGGCGATCGGCTGGAAGAAGGCCGCCTTCGACGGGCGCGAGGCCCTGCTGGCGATCAGACAGGCCGGGCCCATCCGCCGGTCATGGGGAATCAAGGCTCGTGGACGCGGGATTCCGCGTCCGGGCATGGATGTCGTCGATGCCGAGAGCGGCCAGGTCATCGGGACAGTGACCTCCGGCACCTTTTCACCCACGCTGCACACCGGGATCGGCATGGCGCTGGTGGACGCAAGCCATGGCGCAGGCGAGCTGGTCGGTGTCCAGGTGCGGCGGCGCGTCGAACAGTTCGACCTTATCAAACCGCCTTTTGTGGCCCCGCGGTTACGCTGA
- a CDS encoding leucyl aminopeptidase, translated as MATQPLFDPTRFDPGRVVLPDIELVRGLGKATDVVIGVAESNGRTTLVGAGSELESKAGKAGGALLGLLNQGPGHAIDQVTELNLPGLRVLAVGIGADLDLQPEDLRRAAGLGVRRALRADAAGQRRIVISLDAGTDAQVQAVAEGALLAADGFRKLTHRPAPPAIESIGIVGSSRSSQQALATARVTAQAVCTARDWTNLPANLLGPNDLAEQARGYLKDTRVEIEVLDERALEKAGYGGILAVGAGSARPPRLLRLDYRPRGANRHLVLIGKGITYDSGGYNLKPAESLKTMKCDMAGAASVIVATRAIADLGLSVRVTAYAPLAESMISGSAYRPGDVLTIFDGTTVENIDSDCEGRIVLADALARANADQADMVVDIATLTGACMVALGTRVAGLMASDDAAADRLLDAAETAGEEFWQLPITEHVRSQLPSEVADLRSKADRYGGALFAGAFLQHFVADQTSWAHLDVAGPAWNRDTAHDYVPAQATGMGVRTLIALAASMAG; from the coding sequence ATGGCGACGCAGCCTTTGTTCGACCCGACCCGCTTCGATCCGGGACGGGTGGTGCTCCCTGACATCGAACTGGTGCGCGGCCTGGGCAAGGCCACCGACGTGGTGATCGGGGTGGCCGAATCGAATGGCCGCACCACTTTGGTGGGTGCAGGCTCCGAACTGGAGAGCAAGGCGGGCAAGGCCGGCGGCGCGCTGCTGGGATTGCTCAACCAGGGGCCGGGTCACGCGATCGACCAGGTGACCGAGCTCAATCTGCCGGGATTGCGGGTTCTCGCGGTGGGCATCGGTGCCGATCTGGATCTGCAGCCCGAGGACCTGCGCCGCGCCGCCGGCCTGGGTGTGCGCCGAGCGTTGCGCGCCGATGCTGCCGGCCAGCGCCGGATCGTGATCAGTCTGGACGCCGGCACCGACGCCCAGGTGCAGGCGGTGGCCGAGGGCGCCCTGCTCGCCGCCGATGGCTTCCGCAAGCTCACCCATCGGCCCGCGCCGCCGGCCATCGAGTCGATCGGCATCGTCGGCTCGTCACGGTCGTCCCAGCAGGCTCTGGCGACCGCACGCGTCACTGCCCAGGCCGTGTGCACGGCCCGCGATTGGACGAATCTGCCCGCCAATCTGCTGGGACCGAACGATCTGGCCGAGCAGGCGCGCGGCTACCTGAAGGACACCCGGGTCGAGATCGAGGTCCTCGACGAACGAGCCTTGGAGAAGGCCGGCTATGGCGGGATCCTGGCGGTGGGCGCCGGCTCGGCCAGACCGCCGCGACTGCTCCGTCTGGACTACCGTCCGCGCGGCGCGAACCGGCATCTGGTGCTGATCGGCAAGGGCATCACCTACGATTCCGGCGGCTACAACCTGAAACCGGCCGAAAGCCTCAAGACGATGAAATGCGACATGGCCGGTGCTGCCTCGGTGATCGTCGCCACCCGCGCGATCGCCGATCTGGGCTTGTCGGTTCGCGTCACCGCCTATGCCCCGCTGGCCGAGTCGATGATCTCGGGCAGCGCCTATCGTCCCGGCGACGTGCTGACGATCTTCGACGGCACCACCGTCGAGAACATCGATTCGGACTGTGAAGGACGCATCGTCTTGGCCGATGCGCTGGCCAGGGCGAATGCCGATCAGGCAGACATGGTCGTCGATATCGCGACGCTAACCGGTGCCTGCATGGTCGCGCTGGGCACCCGGGTGGCCGGGTTGATGGCCAGCGATGATGCCGCCGCCGACCGGCTCCTGGATGCGGCGGAGACCGCGGGCGAAGAGTTCTGGCAGTTGCCGATCACCGAGCATGTCCGCAGCCAATTGCCCTCCGAGGTGGCCGATCTTCGGTCGAAAGCCGACCGGTATGGCGGCGCACTGTTCGCGGGGGCATTTCTGCAGCATTTCGTGGCCGATCAGACCAGCTGGGCTCATCTGGATGTCGCCGGACCGGCATGGAACCGTGATACGGCGCACGACTACGTACCCGCGCAGGCGACCGGCATGGGCGTGCGGACGCTGATCGCCTTGGCGGCGTCGATGGCCGGCTGA
- the sucB gene encoding 2-oxoglutarate dehydrogenase, E2 component, dihydrolipoamide succinyltransferase: MSTEVTLPALGESVTEGTVSRWLKEVGEHVDADEPLLEVSTDKVDTEIPSPASGVLLEIKYDEDDVAPVGAVLAVIGDASEQSTAPATEGVEQTAAPGAVEQAEEAPTPSEPAPTSKPASAGDATEVVLPALGESVTEGTVSRWLKEVGEQVDADEPLLEVSTDKVDTEIPSPASGVLLEIRVHEDEVAAVGSVLGLVGSPAAAPAPAPAAPAAPAAPAAPAAPAAPAAPAAPTPAAPAAPAAKPAEPAAVAPRATGEDGPYVTPLVRKMAADNGVDLSSITGTGVGGRIRKQDVLAAAEAAKEAARKAAEPPAPAPAPAAPAAPAAKPAPDESGKRGTTEKMSRLRSIIAGRMVESLQTAAQLTATVEVDLTAISKLRGKVKDEFRRREGTGLTYLAFISKAATEALKAFPAINASIDGGNVVYHDAEHLGIAVDTPRGLIVPVIKNAGDLNVGGIAKQISDLAARGRDNKLGPDELSGATFTITNYGSAGTLFDTPVINQPNSGILGTGALVKRPVVVSDQFGNDTIAIRDMMYISLTYDHRLIDGAVAARFLSAIKARLEEGAFGGEFGL, from the coding sequence ATGTCGACTGAAGTCACCCTGCCCGCCCTGGGAGAGAGCGTCACAGAAGGAACCGTCTCACGTTGGCTCAAGGAAGTCGGCGAGCATGTCGATGCCGACGAACCCTTGCTGGAGGTCAGCACGGACAAGGTCGACACGGAGATCCCCTCACCAGCATCCGGCGTCCTGCTGGAGATCAAATACGACGAGGACGATGTCGCCCCGGTCGGCGCTGTGCTGGCCGTCATCGGCGATGCATCCGAGCAGTCGACCGCTCCGGCAACCGAGGGCGTCGAGCAGACCGCGGCCCCTGGTGCGGTGGAGCAGGCTGAGGAAGCCCCGACTCCCAGCGAGCCCGCTCCCACGAGCAAGCCGGCATCGGCGGGCGACGCCACCGAGGTCGTGCTCCCGGCTCTGGGCGAGTCGGTGACCGAGGGCACCGTTTCACGCTGGCTGAAAGAGGTCGGCGAGCAGGTCGATGCCGACGAGCCGCTGCTCGAGGTCAGCACCGACAAGGTCGACACCGAGATCCCCTCCCCGGCGTCCGGTGTACTGCTGGAGATCCGCGTCCATGAGGACGAGGTCGCTGCCGTTGGCTCCGTGCTCGGCCTGGTGGGTTCGCCCGCCGCTGCACCGGCACCCGCACCTGCCGCTCCGGCCGCACCTGCCGCTCCGGCCGCACCTGCCGCTCCGGCCGCACCTGCCGCTCCGGCCGCACCGACTCCCGCGGCACCGGCCGCTCCCGCCGCAAAGCCCGCCGAACCCGCTGCTGTCGCCCCGCGCGCGACCGGCGAGGACGGCCCGTATGTCACTCCCCTGGTCCGCAAGATGGCCGCCGACAACGGTGTCGACCTGAGTTCGATCACCGGCACCGGCGTTGGCGGACGCATCCGCAAGCAGGATGTGCTGGCTGCCGCCGAAGCCGCCAAGGAAGCCGCCCGTAAGGCCGCCGAGCCGCCGGCTCCGGCGCCCGCACCGGCCGCACCTGCCGCTCCGGCAGCGAAGCCGGCCCCCGACGAGTCCGGCAAACGCGGTACCACCGAGAAGATGAGCCGGCTGCGCTCGATCATTGCCGGTCGCATGGTCGAGTCGTTGCAGACCGCTGCACAGCTGACTGCCACCGTCGAGGTCGACCTGACCGCGATCAGCAAGCTGCGCGGCAAGGTCAAGGACGAGTTCCGTCGCCGCGAAGGCACCGGCCTGACCTACCTGGCGTTCATCTCGAAGGCCGCCACCGAGGCGCTGAAGGCCTTCCCGGCCATCAACGCGTCCATCGATGGTGGCAATGTCGTCTACCACGATGCCGAGCACCTGGGCATTGCGGTCGACACCCCGCGCGGCCTGATCGTCCCGGTCATCAAGAACGCCGGCGATCTGAACGTCGGTGGCATCGCCAAGCAGATCTCCGATCTGGCAGCGCGTGGACGCGACAACAAGCTCGGTCCCGATGAGCTGTCCGGCGCGACCTTCACCATCACCAACTACGGTTCGGCAGGCACCCTGTTCGACACCCCGGTGATCAACCAACCGAACTCCGGCATCCTCGGTACCGGCGCACTGGTGAAGCGCCCGGTCGTCGTGTCCGATCAGTTCGGCAACGACACCATCGCGATCCGCGACATGATGTACATCTCGCTGACCTACGACCACCGGCTGATCGACGGCGCCGTGGCGGCCCGCTTCCTGTCGGCGATCAAGGCCCGTCTCGAGGAGGGCGCCTTCGGCGGCGAGTTCGGCCTGTGA
- a CDS encoding DUF4191 domain-containing protein — MAKSERAKELAAKQKAEAKALREKKRNSDNPRDWSTFRQIRESFKITREVDPQLIYWLVGAFLLATLVGLGVGLAMSQWIWGLVMGILLGVTAALYTLTWRTKKASYTRYKGVPGAGEVPLSMLNKKKWTVQPAIAVTRQQDCIHRVVGAPGVVLVADGDPGRLKPLLNTEVKRHQQVLYGIEVSTIMMGDGAGQVPMEKVQKQIEKLPAKLDKVEIAEVQSRLKALDAMKSRIPIPKGPMPTNMKGSRKAMRGR, encoded by the coding sequence ATGGCGAAGAGCGAGCGGGCCAAGGAGCTGGCTGCGAAGCAGAAGGCGGAGGCCAAGGCGCTGCGCGAGAAGAAGCGCAACTCCGACAATCCGCGCGACTGGAGCACCTTCAGGCAGATCCGCGAATCGTTCAAGATCACCCGCGAAGTCGATCCCCAGCTGATCTACTGGCTGGTCGGCGCCTTCCTGCTGGCCACCCTGGTCGGCCTCGGGGTGGGTCTGGCAATGAGTCAGTGGATCTGGGGTCTGGTGATGGGCATACTGCTCGGCGTCACCGCCGCCCTCTACACCCTCACCTGGCGGACCAAGAAGGCCAGCTACACCCGCTACAAGGGAGTACCTGGCGCAGGCGAGGTTCCGCTCAGCATGCTCAACAAGAAGAAGTGGACCGTCCAGCCGGCCATCGCGGTGACCCGTCAGCAGGATTGCATCCATCGCGTGGTGGGCGCTCCTGGTGTCGTGCTGGTCGCCGACGGCGATCCCGGACGTCTGAAGCCGTTGCTGAACACCGAAGTCAAACGGCATCAGCAGGTGCTTTACGGGATTGAGGTGTCCACCATCATGATGGGCGACGGCGCCGGCCAGGTACCCATGGAGAAGGTGCAGAAACAGATCGAAAAGCTCCCGGCCAAGCTCGACAAGGTGGAGATCGCCGAGGTGCAGAGCCGGCTGAAGGCTCTGGACGCGATGAAATCGCGCATTCCGATCCCGAAGGGTCCGATGCCGACCAACATGAAGGGCTCCCGCAAGGCAATGCGCGGCCGCTGA
- a CDS encoding ABC-F family ATP-binding cassette domain-containing protein translates to MAHLLGAEALHLEYPTRVVFDSVTLGINEGDRIGIVGRNGDGKTSLLGMLAGRIEPQSGRVTRRGGVRFGVLGQGDDLDPAAAVAQVIVGERAEHEWAGDPAIRDVIGGLVSDIPWQARIGELSGGQRRRVALAALLVGDWDLIALDEPTNHLDVEGIAWLADHLKHRWPKDSGGLLVITHDRWFLDEVCTQTWEVHDEVVEPFEGGYAAYVLQRVERDRMAAASEAKRQNLLRKELAWLRRGAPARTSKPRFRIDAANLLIEDVPPIRNPIELQRLAVARLGKDVVDLEGVGMRFGEHEVLREVTWRIGPGERTGILGANGAGKSTLLGLISGALKPTSGRVKRGKTVRIGTLDQQFSQLSQIGAERVRDVLAQTKTTFTIDGRDHTPAQLLERLGFAREHLAARVDELSGGQKRRLQLLLLLLSEPNLIILDEPTNDVDSEMLTAMEDLLDSWPGTLIVVSHDRYLLERVTDQQYAILDGRLRHVPGGVDEYLRLRSEQDAAHATDRPDVASQPGSEQPTGAVSGAQRHAAQKEISSIERRLDKLTATIEAVHQQMAEDDPSDYERLQQRADEVRELESEVEQLEERWLELSEQIA, encoded by the coding sequence ATGGCGCATCTTCTCGGGGCTGAAGCCCTTCATCTGGAATATCCGACTCGCGTTGTCTTCGACTCGGTGACCCTCGGTATCAACGAAGGCGACCGCATCGGCATCGTCGGCCGCAACGGCGACGGCAAGACCTCGCTGCTCGGGATGCTGGCGGGGCGAATCGAACCACAATCCGGGCGTGTGACGCGCCGCGGCGGCGTCCGGTTCGGTGTGCTGGGCCAAGGTGATGATCTTGACCCGGCTGCCGCGGTGGCTCAGGTCATCGTCGGCGAGCGTGCCGAGCATGAGTGGGCCGGCGACCCGGCGATCCGCGACGTGATCGGCGGACTTGTCTCCGACATCCCCTGGCAGGCACGAATCGGCGAGCTCAGCGGTGGGCAGCGTCGCCGGGTGGCGCTGGCCGCCCTGCTGGTGGGCGACTGGGACCTGATCGCGCTGGACGAGCCGACCAACCATCTCGATGTCGAGGGAATCGCCTGGCTGGCCGACCATCTGAAACATCGCTGGCCGAAGGATTCTGGTGGTCTGTTGGTGATCACCCACGATCGCTGGTTCCTGGACGAGGTCTGTACCCAGACCTGGGAGGTCCATGACGAGGTCGTCGAGCCGTTCGAAGGCGGCTACGCCGCTTACGTCCTGCAGCGCGTCGAGCGGGACCGGATGGCTGCCGCCAGCGAAGCCAAGCGCCAGAACCTGCTGCGCAAGGAGCTGGCCTGGTTACGCCGGGGCGCCCCGGCACGCACCTCGAAGCCGCGGTTCCGCATCGATGCCGCGAACCTGCTCATCGAGGACGTGCCGCCGATCCGCAACCCCATCGAACTCCAGCGCCTCGCGGTGGCCAGACTCGGCAAGGACGTGGTCGATCTCGAAGGCGTCGGGATGCGCTTCGGTGAGCACGAAGTGCTACGAGAAGTCACCTGGCGCATCGGCCCGGGTGAACGCACCGGCATCCTCGGCGCCAACGGCGCCGGCAAATCGACCCTGCTCGGACTGATCAGCGGCGCGCTCAAGCCGACCAGCGGACGCGTCAAGCGCGGCAAGACGGTGCGGATCGGGACTCTCGATCAGCAGTTCTCGCAGCTGTCCCAAATCGGCGCCGAGCGCGTCCGCGACGTCTTGGCCCAGACCAAGACGACCTTCACGATAGACGGCAGGGACCACACCCCGGCGCAACTTCTCGAACGCCTTGGCTTCGCCCGTGAGCATCTCGCTGCTCGGGTGGACGAGCTGTCCGGCGGCCAGAAGCGACGGCTGCAGCTGCTCCTGTTGCTGTTGAGCGAGCCCAACCTGATCATCCTGGACGAACCCACCAATGACGTCGATTCGGAGATGCTCACGGCCATGGAGGACCTGCTCGATTCGTGGCCGGGGACGCTGATCGTGGTCTCGCACGACCGATACCTGCTGGAGCGCGTGACCGATCAGCAGTATGCGATTCTGGACGGACGCCTACGCCACGTCCCCGGTGGCGTGGACGAGTACCTCCGGCTTCGTAGCGAGCAGGATGCCGCGCACGCCACCGATCGTCCGGATGTGGCCTCGCAGCCCGGCAGCGAGCAGCCCACCGGAGCCGTGTCGGGCGCGCAACGCCACGCCGCGCAGAAGGAGATCTCCTCGATCGAGCGCCGCCTGGACAAGTTGACGGCCACCATTGAGGCCGTCCATCAGCAGATGGCCGAGGACGATCCGAGCGACTACGAGCGACTGCAGCAACGCGCCGATGAGGTTCGAGAACTCGAGTCGGAGGTCGAGCAACTGGAGGAACGCTGGCTCGAACTGTCGGAGCAGATCGCCTGA
- a CDS encoding LacI family DNA-binding transcriptional regulator: MAEPNQTPSLVDVAARAGVSPTTVSRVLNNRGYLSQRTKDRVAQAIEELNYRPNEVARALLGQRTKMIGVIVPTVALPFFGEVVVSLEHALEQHGYRLLLCNSLGRADLEREYLDLLISNRVDGIISGAHNDAIPEYADIKLPLVTIDRQLAPQIPNVRCDNEAGGRMATELLLRRGCRHPALLTSTSSPRNMREAGYRAVLAEAGIEPIVGTVNFHTPEPRRTQQIDAWLSRWLPNVDGVFATDDLMAGTVLEWAAQSGVAVPDQLRVVGFDGTEAIRRALPGLSTVRQPIRLICRGATDLLLSQIDNHAFSAGDQQRIKPLEFPVSLFEGRTT; this comes from the coding sequence GTGGCTGAACCGAACCAGACGCCCAGTCTGGTTGACGTGGCCGCGCGGGCCGGCGTCTCCCCCACGACCGTGTCCCGGGTGCTGAACAACCGCGGCTATCTCAGTCAGCGCACCAAGGATCGGGTGGCCCAGGCCATCGAGGAACTCAACTACCGACCGAATGAAGTCGCCCGGGCCCTGTTGGGTCAGCGAACGAAGATGATCGGGGTCATCGTCCCGACCGTGGCGCTGCCCTTCTTCGGCGAGGTTGTGGTCTCGCTGGAGCATGCGCTGGAGCAACACGGGTACCGGCTCTTGTTGTGCAACAGCCTCGGACGGGCCGACCTTGAGCGCGAATACCTCGATCTACTGATCAGCAACAGGGTGGACGGCATCATCTCGGGTGCCCACAATGACGCGATTCCCGAGTACGCCGACATCAAGCTGCCCCTGGTGACCATTGACCGGCAACTCGCCCCGCAGATTCCCAACGTCCGCTGCGACAACGAAGCCGGCGGACGCATGGCCACGGAGTTGCTGCTTCGTCGCGGGTGCCGGCATCCCGCCTTGTTGACATCGACCTCGTCACCGCGGAACATGCGCGAAGCCGGATACCGCGCGGTGCTTGCGGAGGCCGGCATCGAACCGATCGTCGGCACCGTCAACTTTCACACGCCCGAGCCGCGCCGAACCCAGCAGATCGACGCCTGGCTCAGCCGTTGGTTGCCGAACGTCGACGGGGTGTTCGCCACCGACGATCTGATGGCCGGGACCGTGCTGGAATGGGCCGCGCAATCGGGCGTCGCGGTCCCCGATCAGCTCCGCGTGGTCGGCTTCGATGGCACCGAGGCGATCCGGCGGGCCTTGCCGGGACTGTCCACAGTGCGCCAGCCGATCCGCCTCATCTGTCGCGGGGCGACCGATCTCCTGCTTTCCCAGATCGACAACCACGCGTTCAGCGCGGGCGACCAACAGCGAATCAAACCCCTGGAGTTCCCGGTCAGTCTTTTCGAGGGACGAACGACCTAG
- a CDS encoding sucrose-specific PTS transporter subunit IIBC: MDHARVAQTVLQAVGGPDNITAAAHCATRLRLVLRDDQLIDTATLDEDPDIKGTFSAGGMFQIIIGPGDVDTVYENLTKSGVREVSKDEAKQEGGQKSNVVIRFIKVLADVFVPILPALIAGGLMMALNNVLTAPGLVGPQSVVEMVPAITDVAAMINLFASAPFAFLPVLIGFSATKRFGGNPYLGAAMGAAMVMPSLVNGWNVAAAVNDGTMTYWNLFGLQVAQAGYQGQVVPTLAISFLLATTEKWLHRRLKGTVDFLLTPLITMIVTGFLAFVIVGPLTRSLGDGITFGLQWLYDSTGFLGGLLFGLVYSPIVVTCLHQSFPAVELSLIAQGGSFIFAIASMANVAQGAATLAVFLCAHEGKLKGLAGASAASALMGITEPAIFGVNLRLRWPFFIGIGSAAVGGALVSIFNVKAIALGAAGLLGFVSIRASDIPMFLVALGVTFALSFGITFTYARSRGKASLAGTHVDETVEEEEAEQAASEAALETAAISQVPIGGPVDLKITAPIKGRLVGLTDVKDPTFARGLLGPGAAVVPEGGPVVSPVDGVVIVAFPTGHAVGLRADSGVELLIHIGMDTVQLKGEHFASKVKVGTRVHRGQVLVEPEWDAIAAAGYDLTTPVVVTNAQKFGGVTAAASRPVEAGDEMLEVTQKDLALV; the protein is encoded by the coding sequence ATGGACCACGCCAGAGTCGCCCAGACCGTTCTCCAAGCGGTCGGCGGTCCCGACAACATCACAGCGGCAGCGCACTGCGCTACGCGGCTGAGGCTCGTCCTCAGAGACGATCAACTCATTGACACCGCAACCCTCGACGAGGACCCCGACATCAAGGGCACGTTCTCCGCGGGTGGCATGTTTCAGATCATCATCGGCCCAGGTGACGTCGACACCGTCTACGAGAACCTGACCAAGTCCGGCGTCCGGGAGGTGAGCAAGGACGAGGCCAAGCAAGAGGGCGGGCAGAAGTCCAACGTGGTCATCCGGTTCATCAAGGTGCTGGCCGACGTCTTCGTGCCGATTCTGCCGGCATTGATCGCCGGTGGCCTGATGATGGCGTTGAACAACGTGCTGACAGCCCCGGGGCTGGTCGGACCGCAATCGGTCGTGGAGATGGTTCCCGCCATCACCGATGTGGCGGCGATGATCAACCTGTTCGCGAGCGCACCGTTCGCATTCCTGCCCGTGCTGATCGGCTTCTCCGCCACCAAACGCTTCGGCGGCAACCCCTACCTCGGTGCTGCGATGGGCGCGGCAATGGTGATGCCTTCTTTGGTGAACGGCTGGAACGTCGCCGCCGCCGTCAACGACGGAACGATGACCTACTGGAATCTCTTCGGCTTGCAGGTCGCTCAGGCTGGCTATCAGGGCCAGGTCGTCCCGACACTGGCGATCAGCTTCCTGCTCGCCACCACCGAGAAGTGGTTGCACCGCAGGCTCAAGGGCACCGTCGATTTCTTGCTGACCCCGCTGATCACCATGATCGTGACCGGCTTCCTGGCGTTCGTCATCGTGGGCCCGCTGACCCGGTCCCTCGGCGACGGGATCACCTTCGGATTGCAGTGGCTGTATGACTCCACCGGCTTCCTGGGCGGGCTGTTGTTCGGCTTGGTTTACTCGCCGATCGTGGTCACCTGCTTGCATCAGAGCTTCCCGGCCGTCGAGCTGTCCCTGATCGCTCAGGGCGGTTCCTTCATCTTCGCGATCGCCTCGATGGCCAACGTCGCCCAAGGCGCGGCAACGCTGGCGGTCTTCCTCTGCGCTCACGAAGGCAAGCTGAAGGGCCTGGCCGGTGCATCCGCCGCCTCGGCGTTGATGGGCATCACGGAGCCCGCGATCTTCGGCGTGAACCTGCGACTGCGCTGGCCGTTCTTCATCGGTATCGGTTCGGCCGCCGTCGGAGGCGCCTTGGTCAGCATCTTCAATGTGAAGGCGATTGCGCTCGGCGCAGCCGGGCTCCTCGGCTTCGTCTCGATCAGAGCCTCGGACATCCCGATGTTCCTGGTGGCCCTCGGGGTGACCTTCGCGCTCTCGTTCGGCATCACCTTCACCTATGCCCGCTCTCGTGGCAAGGCCTCGCTCGCCGGTACCCATGTCGATGAGACTGTTGAGGAGGAGGAAGCAGAGCAGGCTGCCTCCGAAGCGGCTCTGGAGACGGCGGCGATCTCGCAGGTGCCCATCGGTGGCCCGGTCGACCTGAAGATCACGGCACCCATCAAGGGCCGGCTCGTCGGGCTGACCGACGTCAAGGATCCGACATTTGCCCGTGGACTGCTCGGCCCAGGTGCTGCAGTGGTTCCTGAGGGCGGACCCGTGGTTTCCCCGGTGGACGGAGTGGTGATCGTTGCCTTCCCGACCGGTCATGCGGTGGGCCTGCGGGCTGACAGCGGTGTGGAACTACTGATCCACATCGGCATGGACACGGTTCAACTGAAGGGCGAGCACTTCGCGTCCAAGGTCAAGGTGGGCACCCGCGTGCACCGCGGACAGGTGCTCGTGGAACCGGAATGGGACGCAATTGCTGCTGCCGGCTACGACCTCACCACCCCCGTGGTCGTCACCAACGCGCAGAAGTTCGGTGGCGTGACAGCAGCCGCTTCCCGGCCGGTTGAGGCGGGCGACGAGATGCTCGAGGTCACGCAGAAGGATCTCGCGCTGGTCTAG